The following coding sequences lie in one Scatophagus argus isolate fScaArg1 chromosome 9, fScaArg1.pri, whole genome shotgun sequence genomic window:
- the elp6 gene encoding elongator complex protein 6, which produces MFTELNSILNITPDSFTRGEFILVSDRQSDASFLIHHFLSLYLRARCRVWFLGLVQSFNHYSAVSQRLGISLTQAKEKGQLVFLEGLKESLSVLIPQESNAGSQAMDFLRDPAVGLKSLYEFVRSSMSSSGGRGEGVEGTDETDEWGPPVLLVDDLSVLLSLGVSVGAVLDFSHYCRATVCSQLQGNVVMLARCDGEEEDDDDGDDEGPERLLKGLTHQCSLTLHVQGLPTGFCRDIHGQVEVCWRRRQGGGQYTQRKLFQYKVHDKGASFFARGTSSAVL; this is translated from the exons ATGTTTACAGAGCTCAACAGTATCTTGAACATCACTCCCGACAGCTTTACTCGG GGAGAATTTATCTTggtctcagacagacagagtgatgCCTCTTTCCTCATTCACCACTTCCTCTCTTTGTACCTGCGAG cgCGCTGCAGAGTGTGGTTTCTGGGTCTGGTGCAGTCCTTCAACCATTacagtgctgtcagtcagaggCTG ggTATAAGCCTCACACAAGCAAAGGAAAAAGGTCAGCTGGTTTTCCTGGAGGGCCTGAAGGAGTCACTGTCTGTTTTGATTCCTCAAGAAAGCAACGCAGGAAGTCAAGCCATGGACTTCCTCAG gGATCCTGCTGTTGGCCTTAAGAGTCTGTATGAGTTTGTCCGGTCCAGTATGAGCAGTTCTGGTGGCAGGGGAGAAGGGGTAGAGGGGACAGACGAGACAGACGAGTGGGGACCCCCGGTGTTGCTGGTGGATGACCTCAGTGTGCTGCTGAGTCTGGGGGTCAGCGTTGGAGCTGTGTTGGACTTCAGCCACTACTGCCGAGCCACCGTCTGCTCCCAGCTGCAG GGCAATGTGGTGATGCTTGCACGCTGTGATGGGGAAGAAGAGGACGACGACGACGGAGATGATGAAGGCCCAGAGAGACTCCTGAAGGGTTTGACCCACCAGTGTAGCCTCACTCTTCATGTACAGGGTCTCCCTACTGGCTTTTGCAGGGACATACAtgggcag gtggaagtgtgttggaggaggagacaggGTGGTGGGCAGTACACACAGAGGAAGCTCTTTCAGTACAAGGTCCATGATAAAGGAGCCTCCTTCTTTGCTCGTGGGACATCCAGCGCTGTTCTCTAG